A single Natrinema pellirubrum DSM 15624 DNA region contains:
- a CDS encoding PUA domain-containing protein, producing MSESADGSAGLPQLRTIADYQFGADAGAALFPPAESLTVKRTSSGRPQQIHADAGRIVSFGTDGRFTLGLEGGRRLAAALEPPAYRVVVDDESEPFVREEKNVFAKFVLEVGDEIRPGDEVLVVHERGELLAVGTAELDADAIRDFETGMAVNVREGAPAET from the coding sequence ATGAGCGAGTCAGCAGACGGGAGCGCGGGCCTGCCCCAGCTTCGGACCATCGCGGACTACCAGTTCGGCGCGGACGCCGGGGCGGCACTGTTCCCGCCGGCGGAATCGCTGACGGTCAAACGGACCTCCTCGGGCCGCCCCCAGCAGATCCACGCCGACGCCGGCCGGATCGTCTCCTTCGGCACCGACGGCCGGTTCACGCTCGGCCTCGAGGGCGGTCGCCGGCTCGCGGCCGCGCTCGAGCCGCCGGCCTATCGAGTTGTCGTCGACGACGAGAGCGAACCCTTCGTCCGCGAGGAGAAGAACGTCTTCGCGAAGTTCGTCCTCGAGGTCGGCGACGAGATCCGGCCGGGCGACGAGGTACTGGTGGTCCACGAACGCGGCGAGTTGCTGGCGGTCGGGACGGCCGAACTCGACGCCGACGCTATCCGAGACTTCGAGACGGGGATGGCGGTCAACGTGCGCGAGGGTGCGCCCGCAGAGACGTAG
- a CDS encoding HD domain-containing protein translates to MADELDALLEALELKDERRTGWDLRGIDSPESVAAHTWGVATLCLYYADRADGVDRDRAVSMALLHDLGEARIGDIATRAEDDNQRVDGDEKVARERDAITDLLEPFDGDEFRSLWAAYEARETQTARFVKDMDLIDNCLQALKYERGERYDETERNEAFDEYENLDEFFATAAPRLRTPVGERLFEAIKTRYEREIGRECQL, encoded by the coding sequence ATGGCCGACGAACTCGACGCCCTGCTCGAGGCCCTCGAACTGAAAGACGAGCGCCGGACCGGCTGGGATCTCCGCGGGATCGACTCTCCGGAGTCCGTCGCGGCCCACACGTGGGGCGTGGCGACGCTGTGTCTGTACTATGCCGACCGGGCCGACGGCGTCGACCGCGACCGCGCGGTATCGATGGCGCTGCTTCACGATCTGGGCGAGGCCCGCATCGGCGATATTGCGACACGCGCCGAGGACGACAACCAGCGAGTCGACGGCGACGAGAAAGTCGCCCGCGAGCGGGATGCGATCACGGACCTACTCGAGCCGTTCGACGGCGACGAGTTTCGCTCCCTCTGGGCAGCGTACGAGGCCCGCGAGACTCAGACGGCGCGGTTCGTCAAGGACATGGATCTGATCGACAACTGTCTGCAGGCGCTCAAATACGAACGCGGGGAGCGCTACGACGAGACCGAGCGCAATGAGGCGTTCGACGAGTACGAAAACCTCGACGAGTTCTTCGCGACGGCCGCGCCGCGGCTCCGGACGCCCGTCGGCGAGCGGCTCTTCGAGGCGATCAAGACGCGGTACGAGCGCGAGATCGGTCGGGAGTGTCAGCTCTAG
- a CDS encoding SDR family oxidoreductase has protein sequence MPQKPDLSGQTAFITGTTRGIGKQLALALAEQGCDIVSTGKTVDDSDSDLEGTIHKTAEACAEKGVETHAIQLDVRDEDAIEAAVEEAIDEMGEINIVINNASAIQMGAVEDLPANRYDLLNEVNVRGTYLVSRAFIDHLKGVEEDAWILTNAPPVELDRAPGSAAYSWSKMGMSFVTLSMAQELADDEIGCNTFWPVTAIDTRATRYFEMGTEDDWRTPDIVSDTVLEILARDPAEFTGNRVYDEDFLREAGVEDFSEYNLTEGDPEPTSAQLFDPGYSRPDDA, from the coding sequence ATGCCGCAGAAACCAGACCTGAGCGGACAGACCGCGTTTATAACGGGTACCACACGTGGAATCGGGAAGCAACTCGCACTCGCACTCGCCGAGCAGGGCTGTGACATCGTCTCGACGGGCAAGACCGTCGACGACTCGGACTCGGACCTCGAGGGGACGATCCACAAGACCGCCGAGGCCTGCGCCGAGAAGGGCGTCGAGACGCACGCGATCCAGTTGGACGTCCGCGACGAGGACGCCATCGAGGCGGCCGTCGAGGAGGCGATCGACGAGATGGGCGAGATCAACATCGTGATCAACAACGCCTCGGCCATCCAGATGGGCGCGGTCGAGGACCTGCCGGCGAATCGCTACGACCTCCTGAACGAGGTCAACGTGCGCGGCACCTATCTCGTCTCACGGGCGTTCATCGACCACCTCAAAGGCGTCGAGGAAGACGCCTGGATCCTGACGAACGCGCCGCCGGTCGAACTCGATCGCGCCCCGGGGTCGGCCGCTTACTCCTGGTCGAAGATGGGGATGTCGTTCGTGACGCTGTCGATGGCTCAGGAACTGGCCGACGACGAGATCGGCTGTAACACCTTCTGGCCGGTCACTGCGATCGACACGCGCGCGACCCGGTACTTCGAGATGGGGACCGAAGACGACTGGCGAACGCCCGATATCGTCTCGGACACCGTCCTCGAGATCCTGGCCCGTGATCCCGCCGAGTTCACTGGGAACCGCGTCTACGACGAGGACTTCCTCCGGGAGGCCGGCGTCGAGGACTTCTCCGAGTACAACCTCACCGAGGGCGATCCCGAACCGACGTCGGCACAGCTGTTCGATCCGGGCTACTCGCGGCCGGACGACGCCTGA
- a CDS encoding nascent polypeptide-associated complex protein, producing the protein MFGGGGGGLNPRKMEQMMEQMGIDVEDIDAEEVIIRTDEYDLVFDDAEVTKMDARGQETYQVIGSPEEVEAGSAGGSADAGGDAGSSIPDEDVELVATRAGVSEDEAREALEDADGDLAAAVESLE; encoded by the coding sequence ATGTTCGGAGGAGGCGGCGGCGGACTCAACCCGCGCAAGATGGAACAGATGATGGAACAGATGGGCATCGACGTCGAGGACATCGACGCCGAAGAGGTCATCATCCGCACCGACGAGTACGACCTCGTCTTCGACGACGCCGAGGTCACCAAGATGGACGCCCGCGGCCAGGAAACCTACCAGGTCATCGGCTCGCCCGAGGAGGTCGAGGCCGGCTCGGCCGGCGGCAGCGCCGACGCCGGGGGCGACGCCGGCTCGTCGATCCCCGACGAGGACGTCGAACTCGTCGCGACCCGCGCCGGCGTGAGCGAAGACGAGGCCCGCGAGGCCCTCGAGGACGCCGACGGCGACCTCGCCGCAGCAGTCGAATCCCTCGAGTGA